One window from the genome of Hydractinia symbiolongicarpus strain clone_291-10 chromosome 1, HSymV2.1, whole genome shotgun sequence encodes:
- the LOC130646266 gene encoding galactose-3-O-sulfotransferase 2-like, with amino-acid sequence MATKCMASYQRKLFFTLLLLCATFVLLQHRFNYFSTIYTTVQAKRFMKQATYLLSPESAVVPLKDWSEGEEEKLTNDSSLEENQSATCVPQKYVLFLKTHKTGSSTITNILNRYADQYNLTILLPKGSGYYSFDWPNKFRLSFATETFTRPNFLANHARYSRKSMNVLFPRDSAMYISVLRHPVSQWESTFQYMSLPYILDISHKEDPLNFFLNNLPSTENIIEISRRYPSLYLIRNPLFFDLGLDYKYYQNATFIRQALKILDNDFDLMLIMEHFDESLTLLRRRLCWNIDDVVYFKMNERLNKHKRRVLSELQIQKIKSWNNADVVLYNYFVEKFWREVKNEGPGFYDDVEELRRRRKHYSKICIEKEAVEEAYSSVFVKGYKMRSNLTRDTRVFCERMLKNELHYMDYFRMNRARFINKLEGVNIQNFEIPIGEVDMYVETSDMRISAYKYGRPKPTKKIRAERTSKNISHVAYTKQALTQTKSGHSQYEQFVNNNNSQGVVGNLKRLEKTQKPNNPVVVDELSTIPENVVDDASKDELKYDGKTIINASATNFGYL; translated from the coding sequence GTTCATGAAGCAAGCTACGTATTTACTCTCTCCGGAAAGTGCGGTCGTCCCACTCAAAGACTGGAGCGAAGGCGAAGAAGAAAAGCTTACGAATGATTCATCTTTAGAAGAAAATCAGTCGGCTACATGTGTGCCTCAAAAATacgttctgtttttaaaaacacacaAGACTGGATCATCTACAATCACAAATATTTTGAATAGATACGCGGACCAATATAATTTGACTATCTTGCTTCCCAAAGGTTCTGGATATTACTCATTTGATTGGCCGAATAAATTTCGCCTTTCGTTTGCTACAGAGACATTCACGAGGCCaaattttttagccaatcacGCTCGGTACAGCAGAAAATCAATGAACGTGTTGTTCCCACGTGATTCTGCAATGTACATAAGTGTATTGCGTCATCCAGTCTCCCAATGGGAATCCACATTTCAATACATGAGCTTACCTTACATTCTGGATATCAGTCACAAAGAAGACCCGCTGAACTTTTTTCTCAATAATCTACCTTCGACTGAAAATATTATAGAGATATCGCGACGATATCCGTCCCTGTATTTAATCCGAAACCCGTTGTTCTTTGATCTCGGTTTAGATTATAAGTACTATCAGAATGCAACATTTATTCGACAGGCGTTAAAAATTTTGGACAACGATTTTGATTTGATGCTTATCATGGAACATTTCGACGAATCTTTGACGTTATTACGTCGCCGACTGTGCTGGAATATTGACGACGTTGTGTACTTTAAAATGAACGAACGTCTAAATAAACATAAACGTCGTGTGCTGTCAGAATTACAAATCCAGAAAATCAAAAGCTGGAATAACGCCGATGTTGTGCTATATAATTATTTCGTCGAAAAATTTTGGAGAGAAGTGAAGAATGAAGGTCCGGGTTTTTACGACGACGTCGAAGAATTAAGACGACGACGTAAACATTACTCTAAAATCTGCATCGAGAAAGAAGCTGTCGAAGAAGCGTACTCGTCAGTGTTCGTGAAAGGTTATAAGATGCGCTCGAACCTCACACGTGATACGCGCGTCTTTTGTGAACGCATGTTGAAAAATGAATTGCACTATATGGATTATTTCAGGATGAACCGTGCACGCTTTATCAACAAACTAGAAGGTGTGAATATTCAAAACTTTGAAATTCCGATAGGCGAAGTTGATATGTATGTAGAAACATCGGACATGAGGATTTCCGCTTACAAATATGGAAGACCTAAACCCACCAAAAAGATACGAGCAGAAAGAACTTCAAAAAACATCTCCCACGTGGCATATACGAAACAGGCCCTTACGCAAACAAAATCTGGCCACTCTCAATATGAACAatttgttaataataataatagccaGGGTGTAGTAGGTAACTTAAAAAGACTGGAAAAAACTCAGAAACCGAATAATCCTGTTGTTGTTGATGAATTATCGACGATTCCTGAGAATGTTGTTGACGACGCCTCAAAAGATGAATTGAAATATGATGGGAAAACAATTATAAATGCGTCTGCTACCAATTTTGGTTATCTTTGA